From Anas acuta chromosome 20, bAnaAcu1.1, whole genome shotgun sequence, a single genomic window includes:
- the SLC27A4 gene encoding long-chain fatty acid transport protein 4, producing the protein MLRLAAFAALLLFFRVSLELSWAQAIPALFVFYLGSGGWDFFLIFIKTVRRDVTTGLVLLRVKWQVWRHVKEKNTIAKIFQQTASKYPEKTALIFQGTGESWTFRQLDEYSNQVANFFYGQGFRSGDVVALFMESRNQYVGLWLGLAKIGVETALVNSNLRMEALLHCITISSSKAVIFGVEMMEAMQEVQASLEKSIHLYWSGEGSPEAALSGAKHLDPLLQMAQRHQPTPPDKGFLDKLFYIYTSGTTGLPKAAIVVNCRYFRMSSLVFYGFRMRPDDVMYDCLPLYHAAGNIVGIGQCLLQGMTIVIRKKFSASHFWEDCVKYNCTIVQYIGEICRYLLNQPYQEVERQHRVRMALGNGLRASIWQEFMARFGIAQVAEFYGATECNCSLGNFDNNVGSCGFNSRILPGVYPIGLVKVDEDTMELIRGPDGVCIRCQPGEPGQLVGRIVKSNPLQHFDGYLNQSATNKKIARDVFTKGDAAYLTGDVLVMDKYGYMYFRDRTGDTFRWKGENVSTTEVEGTLSRILNLTDVVVYGVEIPGIEGKAGMAAIADPDNSCDLETFASELKKALPLYARPVFLRILHEVSKTSTYKFQKMELRKQGFDPSLVKDKLYFLDCRQGRYLPLDQEAFSRIQSGQQKL; encoded by the exons ATGCTGCGTCTGGCGGCCTTCGCAGCGCTGCTGCTCTTCTTCAGGGTCAGCCTGGAGCTGTCCTGGGCCCAGGCCATCCCCGCGCTCTTCGTCTTCTACCTGGGATCCGGGGGATGGGACTTCTTCCTCATATTCATCAAGACAGTACGAAGGGATGTCAC CACGGGGCTGGTCCTGCTGCGGGTGAAGTGGCAGGTGTGGAGGCACGTGAAGGAGAAGAACACGATCGCCAAGATCTTCCAGCAAACCGCCAGCAAGTACCCGGAGAAGACGGCGCTGATCTTCCAAGGCACCGGCGAGAGCTGGACTTTCCGGCAGCTGGATGAGTACTCCAACCAAGTGGCCAATTTCTTCTACGGCCAAGGTTTCCGCTCGGGTGACGTGGTGGCTCTGTTCATGGAGTCCCGCAATCAGTACGTGGGGCTGTGGCTCGGCTTGGCCAAGATCGGGGTGGAGACGGCCCTGGTGAATTCCAACCTGCGCATGGAGGCCTTGCTGCACTGCATCACCATCTCCAGCTCCAAGGCGGTCATTTTTGGGGTGGAGATGATGGAAG CTATGCAAGAAGTCCAGGCCTCCCTGGAGAAGTCCATCCATCTCTACTGGTCAGGGGAAGGAAGCCCTGAGGCTGCACTTTCTGGTGCAAAGCACCTGGACCCCCTCTTGCAGATGGCCCAGCGGCATCAGCCAACCCCCCCCGACAAGGGCTTCCTCG ATAAACTCTTCTACATCTACACCTCCGGCACCACGGGGTTGCCCAAAGCTGCCATCGTGGTGAATTGCAG GTACTTCCGCATGTCCAGCCTGGTTTTCTACGGTTTTCGGATGAGGCCCGATGACGTGATGTACGACTGCCTCCCGCTGTACCACGCTGCAG GGAACATCGTGGGGATCGGGCAGTGCTTGCTGCAGGGCATGACCATTGTCATCCGCAAGAAGTTCTCGGCCTCGCACTTCTGGGAGGACTGCGTCAAGTACAACTGCACG ATCGTGCAGTACATCGGGGAGATCTGCCGCTACCTGCTGAACCAGCCCTACCAGGAGGTGGAGCGGCAGCACCGGGTGCGCATGGCGCTGGGCAACGGGCTGCGGGCTTCCATCTGGCAGGAGTTCATGGCCCGCTTCGGCATCGCCCAGGTGGCCGAGTTCTACGGGGCCACCGAGTGCAACTGCAGCCTGGGAAACTTCGACAACAAT GTTGGGTCCTGCGGCTTCAACAGCAGGATCCTGCCGGGGGTGTACCCCATCGGCCTGGTGAAAGTGGACGAGGACACCATGGAGCTGATCCGGGGGCCTGATGGTGTCTGCATCCGCTGCCAACCAG GGGAGCCGGGGCAGCTGGTGGGCCGCATTGTCAAGAGCAACCCCTTGCAGCACTTTGATGGCTACCTGAACCAGTCAGCCACCAACAAGAAAATCGCCAGGGACGTGTTTACAAAAGGGGACGCTGCCTATCTCACAG GGGATGTCCTGGTGATGGATAAATATGGCTACATGTACTTTCGGGACCGTACTGGAGACACATTCCGCTGGAAGGGGGAGAACGTCTCCACTACAGAGGTGGAGGGGACCCTGAGCCGCATCCTCAATCTGACAGACGTTGTTGTTTATGGGGTGGAGATCCCAG GTATTGAAGGGAAGGCAGGAATGGCAGCCATCGCCGACCCAGACAACTCCTGTGACTTGGAGACCTTTGCCAGCGAGCTGAAGAAGGCTCTGCCGCTGTACGCGCGGCCCGTCTTCCTCCGGATCCTGCATGAAGTCTCCAAGACAA GCACCTACAAATTCCAGAAGATGGAGCTGCGTAAGCAGGGCTTTGACCCCTCGCTCGTGAAGGACAAGTTGTACTTCCTGGACTGCAGGCAAGGCCGCTACCTGCCCCTGGACCAGGAGGCGTTCAGCAGGATCCAGTCGGGACAGCAGAAGCTGTAA